AAACGTCAGCGGTGCTCTGGCTGCTCTTATTACACTTTAGATGCAATTGAGCAAGAATGCTCCCGATAGAAACATTCACCCTTGTAACGGCCGTGTGGAGAACATTCTCTCGGGAACACCCGAGATTAGTAGACCACTCATCAGCAAAAATTGTTTCGCTGTTGCAAAGCGTCCCAAGGTCGTTGGCACCTGCAAAGAGCGAGACATCTAGATCATACGGATCGATCGTGGCACCGAATTGCAGAACCTGCGCTTCAAGGCGCCCTCTGTCGGCGTTGAACAGCCTCACCCAAAGATTGGCGACTTCCTCTGAATCGGCAGCAGGAGTCTGCGTCGGCGAAGCATCTTCCTCAGGTGCGATCACTGTATAGCCAAGCTCACGCAGCCCCCGGATTGCCGAGTTGCGCTGGTCCGTTGCCCAGGTCGTACACGGATCCCAGCCGCGGCGCTCGGCGTAGCCGCGGTAGAAGTCACTGTGATACGGGTGCATCTGGCCTAGGTAGGTCCCGTTCGGCCACGCCGGCGAGTCCTGACAGAAGTCTTCACCCTCATAGTTCAGGGCGAACACAACGCCGGTGGTGATTGCCGCAAGCGCAAGCACGGCGCCCACGACGGCAAGAATCCGTCTCATCGGTTTCCTCCCTAGAGTCAACGACCTCAGCAGCAGCCGGAGCGGATGCTCGTGGCACCAGAGCCCACAACACACGCGGTGGAGTGTCGGGGGCCCGCAAGTGACCGGAAGGGTATCACCGTCAGGCGAGACGCCCTCCACGAGTCTGTTGGGCGCGGCTACGTTCCCGCCGCGCACGAGAACTTCGCATGATTTGCAGCTTGATTTGGGCCTGGATTCCCGCCTTCGCGGGAATGACGGACGGGTTGCGGCAGGGCGCAGGAAGCGGGAGCCCAAGCGCGCTGGCTGTGGTGCTCCAGGACCTATTGACAAGTGTGCCCAGGCGGGAATTCTGGCTTCGTTCGTGGTGAGCCTGTCGAACCACGCCCTTCGACAGGCTCAGGGCGAACGGATCGGGGCGCGCCTAAAGACTTGTTCGGAGCGCCTAACGCGCAGGCACCCACTTGTGCAGGTAGCTGTCGGCGCCGACTTCGCCCACGTAGATTGCGCCTTGGTCGTCGACCCAGATCCCGTGCGGTCCGCCGATTCGGTCCGGCGGCTCGCGTTCCTGGGCCCAGCGGGTGATCACCTTGCCATCAAGATCAAAGACCGTGACGCCGCGGTTGAGCTCGCTGACAAAGACCGCCCCTCGGTCCTCATCGACGTAGAAGTCGCTTGGCAGCGGAATGTCGCCCCATTCGGTGATGTAGATCCCATCGCGATCGAAGACCTGGATGCGATCGTTCTCGCGGTCGGCCACCAGCACCCGACCGTCCCGTAGCACCCAGATGCCGTGCGGCAGCGCGAATTGACCCGGACCCGTCCCGGGCTCGCCCCAGCTGAGCTCGTGCCGGCCGGCGGCGTCGAACCGGTGACACTTGGTGTCCCCGTAGCCGTCGGACACATAGATGGAGCCGTCGTCGGTGACGAAGGTGTTCGTGGGCTGGTTGAACAATCCGGCGGAGGCGCTGGTCACGTAGGGATAGCCCAGGCGCCCGTGCAACGTGCCGTCGGTGCCGTAGATCCAGACCACATGCGCCAGCTGATCGGTCAGCCACAGCCGCTCGTGGCGGTCCATGAAGACGCCGTGGGCATAGCAGATCTCCGCGTCACCCCAGTGGCCGATGACCTCGCCTTCGCGACCGAGCACCGTCATGGGACGCGTGCCGCGATTGAAGCAGAACACGCGGCCCAGACGGTCCGTGGCAATGCTGCCGATCCAGCCCAGGCTCCAGTCGGGCGGGAGCTTGAGCCAGCCGTCCACATAGTCGTAGGTGAAATCTCCGGATCCAACGCGCATGCCGTTCTCCCAGGGCGGTGGCCACCGTGCGCAGCGTAGCGGGTCGCCCGACCGCGGAACGCTGGCGCGTGTGTGCCCTTCGCCACGGTGCCGCGCCGCGCGTGGGCGTAGGGTTGACGGAGACTGCTGGCCGCCACGGCAGGCGGCTCGGCGATGGAGGTGTGCGGTGAAGAAGAAGGTGGCGGTGCTCGTGCTGGCGATCGCGGCCGCGGCGGCGCTTGTCACGCATCGGCTGCGTCGCGAACCGGCGTCCGAGGTCTCGGCCTAGGCGCCGCGACGACCGCTGACCCGGGTGGCGTTCGCGCTGCCCGGGTCCGCTGCATTTCGGCCGCCAATCGCGCATCACGAGGCAGAGGTCTTATCCTTAGTCGATCGATTCGCACGGCGGGCTGAGACATGTTCCAAACCATTGGGCGCACGTGGGAGCTCATCAAGATGAGCTGGGCGGTCCTGAAGAAGGACCGGGAGTTGGTGCTGTTTCCCGTGATGTCGACCGTGGCCCTGGTGATATTGGCCGGGCTGATGATGGGCGTTGGGTCCGGACTTGGCACGGTGGACCGCCTGGCCGGGACCGGGGCTTCCGAAGTGGACATCGTGCTCCTGGCCGTGACCTACTTTGTGCTGGCGTTCGTCGTCATCTATTTCAACTCGGCGCTCATCGGAGCGGCGATGATTCGCCTCGCCGGCGGTGACCCGACGGTCGGCGACGGCCTGCGCATGGCGAACAAGCGCCTGCCGCAGATCCTGGGATGGGCGCTCATCTCGGCCACCGTCGGTCTGATCCTGCAGGTGCTCCGCAGCCAGTCGCGCGACAACATGCTCGGACAGATCGTGCTCTCGCTGGTCGGTGGCGTCTGGGCGTATCTGACCTACTTCGTCGTACCGATCGTGGTCGCGGAAGGCCTGGGGCCGATCGCCGCGATTCGAAGCTCCGGCTCACTGTTCAAGCGCACGTGGGGCGAGCAGGTCACGTCGAACATCGGATTCGGCATTCTTGGGTTCATCGCCGCGCTGATCGGCGCCTTGCCCGCCATCCTGGTGGCCTCCGTCAGCCTTCCGGCCGGCATCGCGGTTGGCATCGTGACCGTTGGACTCGCCCTGGCGATCGTGACGGCGCTGGAGGGCATTTTCAAAGCCGCGCTGTACGGCTATGTGGCGGACGGTCGCGTGCCCGAGGACTTCACGCGCGACTCGCTGGCCGGGGCCTACCAGAGCGGCGCCCGACCCTATCGGCCGTTCTAGTCGAAGCCGGTCCTACGCGGGGACTGTTATCATTCCGTGGCGGGTTTTGCCGTATAGCGCCGCCATCGGTCAAGCACGCGAATAGCAGGAGTAGACGGACGTGTCGCAGGGTCCTCGAATCGGGCGACGCCGGCTGCTTGCGTTAGCGGCCGGCAGTGGCGCCGTGGCGGCCGGCGGCCTTGTCACTTCGGTCAGCGCCGAAGAGTCCATTGAGCCCGACCCTCATGTGGTCTACATCCACGAGACCGGTCACCACATTTCCGGCCGAATCCTCGACTGGTGGCTGCAATACGGTCGCGAGTCGTCGATCGGATGGCCGATCACCGAACCGCTGCGTTACGGCCGCGAGCAGATCCAATACTTCGAGCGCGGCGCGCTGCGAACCGACGCCTGGACGCGCGATCCGCTTGGCGTCACCCCACTCAACCTGGGAACCGCATGGGCGCTGCAACAGGTGTCTGCCGATCAACCGCACGAATATGCGTGGTGGTTTCCACAGACGAATCGCGGAGTCCATCCTGAGTTTTGGGAGCCATACCGCGAGGGCGGCGGCGTCTTCGCGTTTGGCTTTCCGGTCCTATGGGGCGCCGAGACCACCAGCGGGTTGCGCCAGGCCTTCAGCCGCTCAATCTGGCGGGATACGTCTCAAGGCCTCGTCCAAGATCCCGTGGGCGTCTACGTTGCCGAGTCGCGCGGCATACGCCTAGCCCCCGTCAGGCAGTCAATGATCGCCCCGCCCTACGACGCGGCGCACTGGCCGACACGGACGATCTATCCGTCGCAGCGCCGGGCGGAAGTCGATCTCACGCGGCAAGTCACGACCTTCTTCGCGGAAGACCAGCCGGTCTACGAAGCGTTGATCTCAACCGGGCTGCCGCCGGACTTCACGCCGCCCGGCGATTTCGAGATCTTCTGGCGGATCGAGCGCGCGCGGTTGATTTCCAACGGCAGCACGGTCAAGACCTATGACGTGCCCAACGTGCTGCATGTCCAATATTTCACCGAGAGTTGGATCGGGTTTCACTACGCCTACTGGCATGACGCCTTCGGCAGCGTGTATAGCGCCGGCTGCGTGAACATGCGGCTGCACGACTCGCAGTGGGCGTGGGATTTCTGTGCGAACGGCACGCCGGTCACCGTGCACGACTAGGCATCGGCCGCGCAGTCTATTCGGCGAGGACCCCGCTCTCCTCAGGCTGCGGCGCGTAGGGCGCCCGCCCCGCCGGAAGCGGCTCGCGGCGCTCCGCGACGAACTCCGTGGCTTGCGCCGCCGCCGCAACCGAATCAAGGCCGAGGTATTCGATGGTGTCGGCATATGGGCGCCCGGTCGCCGGGTCCCAGCCGTGGTCGCGATAGTAGGCCCGCACTTCGTCCCTGACGGTGTCCCGGCTGAGCCGACGGTCGCGCAGCGGCCCGTGTCGCAACGGCTGGTGCAGGCGGTCCGGGAGTCGGTCGTCTTCCGGCTTTAGTCCTTCCCGCAGGTTGAAGAGCCGCGCCATGGTGACGCCGCGCTCGAAGGTCGCGTGCAACTCGTCCGGTGAAACCTCCCAGCCCGTGGCCGCGTTCAGCAGCGTCAGGGTCATGGCCTCGTCGTACTGCAGGAAGTGGCACAGGCCCACCGTGTTGCGAAGCCCGGACCGCTTGCCGGCGGCGCCGGTGTGGTCGCCGCCGGTCGGGGTGACCGGGTAGTTGCGGCGCATCTCGGGCATCGCGCGGGGATCGTGCATGGCCACCTCGAGCCCCTTGACGTGGACGACCCGCACCTCGGCCTCCGCCCCAAGCGTGCGGGCCGCCCTCAGCGAGCCCTCGGCCAGGAGGTCGCCCACGCCCTCACGGCGAGCGATCTTGCCGATCACGCGCAGCAGGTCGTCGGCGGACCCGAAGTGCAGCGATTCGCCGCTGAGCCGGTCCTTGTCCATGAGGCCGAGCTCGACCATCTCCATGGCCCACGCGATCGTCGCGCCGCAGGAGATGCTGTCCATCCCCAACGCATTGAGCATTTCATGGCCCTTGCAGACGGCCATGACGTCGACCACGCCGGTGTTGGGTCCGATGGCCGCCATCGTTTCGTACTCCGGACCGCCGTATTTGGGATCGACCTCGAGGTCGGGACGCGTGACCTTGACCCGTTTCTTGCAGCGCACGGAGCACGCATAGCAGCGATCCATTTCGTGCTCGGCGAGATCTTGAACGGCCAGCGCGTCCACTTGGTCGCCGCCCGGCAGCCGGCCGTCGCGGAAGTTGTGGGCCACGAGGTGACCCTCGAGCTGCTTGGACTTAACCATGGCGCCTGTGCCCCAGGTGTGGAGCCGATGGTGCGGTTCGCCGGGCGCGAGGGTCTCCTGGGCCACCCAGCGCGCCACCCCGGCAATCGCCCGCGGGTCGGCCGCGGACACCGGCTGCGTGCCGCGCACGGCAATGGCCTTGAGGTTCTTGGATCCCATCACGGCACCCAGGCCCGTGCGGCCGGCCACCTCGTTGAGATCGTGAACCACACAAGCGAACCGCACCAGGTTCTCGCCGGCGGGACCGATCTGAGCCACGCGCACCTGTGGGTCGGCGAGTTCCGCCCGGATTCGGTCTTCCACCGGCCCGGTCAATTTGCCCCACAGCGGCCGGGCGTCGCGTAGTTCGACTTCGTCGTCGTGGATCCAAAGGTAGACCGGATGCGCCGCCCGCCCCTGCACGATGATGGCGTCCCAGCCGGCCCGCTTGAGCTCGGCGCCCCAGTAGCCGCCGGCCTCGGACTCACCGAAGAGGCCGGTGAGCGGCGACTTGGCGCCTACGCTGTGCCGGCTGCCCCCGGGGACGGAAACGCCGGTAATGGGACCGAGCGCGAACACGAGGCGATTTTCGGGATCGAACGCGTCAATCTCCGGTGGGACCTCCGAAAGCAGCGTGTGGGCGATGACGTTGCGGCCGCCCATGTGCAGCCGCATGAAATCCGGCTCGGGCCGCTCCACCGACAGGCGACCGGTGGTGAGATCAACGCGCAGGAAGCGCCGGCGCACCGAGCCTGCGGAGGGCGCCATGGCTAGGCGCCACCTGACATCGGGACGAGGATGTCGACCAGATCGCCAGCCGCCAGCACGGCGTCGCGCTCCGCCAGCTCGCCGTTCAGGCCAAGCGTGAGACGCGGTTCGGCATCGACGCCGTAGCGTTCGAGGAGATCCTGGATCGTGGCTCCCGCCGGCACGTCAACCTCCCGCACCGCGCCGGTACCCGGAAAGTAGCGGGCAAGGTCCGCGTAGGGTCGCACACGCACGCGAAGCGGCGGCGTCATCGTGCACCATCCTCTCCCTCCGGCCCGACGCCGACCGACCAGGCGCTAGGGCACCGACCGCCCGCGCACCGCCGTCTCGATGCGATAGACGGACGTTTGCGCCGTGACGAACAGCGTGCTCCACCCGGACCCGCCCCAGGCCAGATTCGATGGTCGGGCGGGAGTGACGATTACCCCCAGCACGGCGCCGTCGGGCTCGACCACCCAGACTCCGCCCGGACCGGTGCTCCACAGCCGCCCCTCGGCATCGCACTTCATGCCGTCCGGATTGTTCGGCGCCGGGTGCGCGTCCATGTCCACGAACTGCCGCGGGTTCGTCGGCGACCCGTCTTCCTCGACGTCGAACGCCCAGATGTCTCGCGGTCCGCCCGAGTCCCCGACGTAGAGCACGGATTCATCGGGCGAAAACGCCAGCCCGTTCGGCCGCACGAACCGATCGGTCGCCAGCGCCAGCGAGCCGTCCGGCGAAAGCCGGTACACGCCGTTCACCGGCTGCTCCTTGGCGTCGGGACCCAGCGGATCGATGCCGTAGGGCGGGTCGGTGAAGTAGATGTCGCCGTTGCGGCGCACGACGAGGTCGTTGGGACTGTTGAGCCGCCGTCCCTCGAAGTACGCAGCGATGGGATCCGGCTGCGTGTTGGCGTCGAACCGCAGCACCGCCCGCGCGGTGTGGGCGCAGGCCAGGACATTGCCGTCGCGGTCCAGGGTGATCCCGTTGGTCGAGCCGCTGCCCGCGCGAAACGTGGTGAGCTCGGGGCCCTCGGGCAGCTCGCGCCAGCGGCAGATGCGGTCGTTCGGGATGTCGCTGAAGAGCAGATGATCGCCGCGCCAGACGGGTCCCTCGGTGAAGCCAAGCCCGCTGGCGATGCGCTCGAACTGCGCTCCGGGCGCCAGCAGCTCATGCAGCCGCCCGCTGCGATCCTCGAGCGCGAGCGCGTGCTCCTCGTCGACGAAACGGTGCGCCATTCCAACCTTCAGGCGTTGCCAGTTGGTGTAAGCCCGATGATGCCCGACGGGAGCACGGCGCGCGACACCGCAAGCGGTTGACAGGTTTTCGGCGGCGCTCCTAGCCTCTTGTCGGCGCCTCTCCATCACGGCGGCATGACGTATGACAACCGACCAGATTTCGCATCAATCCTCCGAGGCGTCCCAACTCTTCGAGCCGCCGGCGGACTTCGCCGCGCGCGCGCACATCGGCTCGATGGAGCAATACCGCGAGCTGTATCGACGCAGCCTCGAAGAGCCGGAGGACTTCTGGCGTGAGATCACGGACGGCTTCGAGTGGATGAAGCCGTG
Above is a window of Chloroflexota bacterium DNA encoding:
- a CDS encoding aldehyde ferredoxin oxidoreductase family protein translates to MAPSAGSVRRRFLRVDLTTGRLSVERPEPDFMRLHMGGRNVIAHTLLSEVPPEIDAFDPENRLVFALGPITGVSVPGGSRHSVGAKSPLTGLFGESEAGGYWGAELKRAGWDAIIVQGRAAHPVYLWIHDDEVELRDARPLWGKLTGPVEDRIRAELADPQVRVAQIGPAGENLVRFACVVHDLNEVAGRTGLGAVMGSKNLKAIAVRGTQPVSAADPRAIAGVARWVAQETLAPGEPHHRLHTWGTGAMVKSKQLEGHLVAHNFRDGRLPGGDQVDALAVQDLAEHEMDRCYACSVRCKKRVKVTRPDLEVDPKYGGPEYETMAAIGPNTGVVDVMAVCKGHEMLNALGMDSISCGATIAWAMEMVELGLMDKDRLSGESLHFGSADDLLRVIGKIARREGVGDLLAEGSLRAARTLGAEAEVRVVHVKGLEVAMHDPRAMPEMRRNYPVTPTGGDHTGAAGKRSGLRNTVGLCHFLQYDEAMTLTLLNAATGWEVSPDELHATFERGVTMARLFNLREGLKPEDDRLPDRLHQPLRHGPLRDRRLSRDTVRDEVRAYYRDHGWDPATGRPYADTIEYLGLDSVAAAAQATEFVAERREPLPAGRAPYAPQPEESGVLAE
- a CDS encoding SMP-30/gluconolactonase/LRE family protein translates to MAHRFVDEEHALALEDRSGRLHELLAPGAQFERIASGLGFTEGPVWRGDHLLFSDIPNDRICRWRELPEGPELTTFRAGSGSTNGITLDRDGNVLACAHTARAVLRFDANTQPDPIAAYFEGRRLNSPNDLVVRRNGDIYFTDPPYGIDPLGPDAKEQPVNGVYRLSPDGSLALATDRFVRPNGLAFSPDESVLYVGDSGGPRDIWAFDVEEDGSPTNPRQFVDMDAHPAPNNPDGMKCDAEGRLWSTGPGGVWVVEPDGAVLGVIVTPARPSNLAWGGSGWSTLFVTAQTSVYRIETAVRGRSVP
- a CDS encoding L,D-transpeptidase codes for the protein MSQGPRIGRRRLLALAAGSGAVAAGGLVTSVSAEESIEPDPHVVYIHETGHHISGRILDWWLQYGRESSIGWPITEPLRYGREQIQYFERGALRTDAWTRDPLGVTPLNLGTAWALQQVSADQPHEYAWWFPQTNRGVHPEFWEPYREGGGVFAFGFPVLWGAETTSGLRQAFSRSIWRDTSQGLVQDPVGVYVAESRGIRLAPVRQSMIAPPYDAAHWPTRTIYPSQRRAEVDLTRQVTTFFAEDQPVYEALISTGLPPDFTPPGDFEIFWRIERARLISNGSTVKTYDVPNVLHVQYFTESWIGFHYAYWHDAFGSVYSAGCVNMRLHDSQWAWDFCANGTPVTVHD
- a CDS encoding MoaD/ThiS family protein, with protein sequence MTPPLRVRVRPYADLARYFPGTGAVREVDVPAGATIQDLLERYGVDAEPRLTLGLNGELAERDAVLAAGDLVDILVPMSGGA
- a CDS encoding DUF6159 family protein; translated protein: MFQTIGRTWELIKMSWAVLKKDRELVLFPVMSTVALVILAGLMMGVGSGLGTVDRLAGTGASEVDIVLLAVTYFVLAFVVIYFNSALIGAAMIRLAGGDPTVGDGLRMANKRLPQILGWALISATVGLILQVLRSQSRDNMLGQIVLSLVGGVWAYLTYFVVPIVVAEGLGPIAAIRSSGSLFKRTWGEQVTSNIGFGILGFIAALIGALPAILVASVSLPAGIAVGIVTVGLALAIVTALEGIFKAALYGYVADGRVPEDFTRDSLAGAYQSGARPYRPF